In a genomic window of Salegentibacter salegens:
- a CDS encoding class I SAM-dependent methyltransferase, translated as MNQQTSVKDIFGKAISAYYHEKNTTDIQVHSPDFDDDVIPINYLFRNYPEMPPLEQKALQLATGRVLDVGCGAGSHSLYLQQEKKLEVTAIDTSKGAAEISRLRGIKDARNINFFELKDEKFDTILMLMNGSGIIGKLKNLDKFFKKAKELLNPGGKILLDSSDLSYLFDRDEDGGIWVDSEAAYYGELEFKVSYKGESSDYFDWLYIDFQTLKFAAETNNFSCKRIKEGEHYDYLAELQALKQ; from the coding sequence ATGAATCAGCAAACTTCAGTAAAAGACATTTTTGGAAAAGCGATTTCAGCTTACTACCACGAAAAGAACACTACCGATATCCAGGTGCATTCCCCCGATTTTGATGACGATGTAATTCCTATCAATTATTTGTTCCGAAATTATCCTGAAATGCCTCCTTTAGAGCAAAAAGCTTTGCAACTTGCTACAGGCCGGGTTTTAGATGTTGGCTGCGGCGCGGGCAGTCATTCCCTTTATCTTCAGCAAGAAAAAAAACTGGAAGTTACCGCTATTGATACTTCTAAAGGTGCTGCAGAAATTTCCCGGCTACGCGGAATTAAGGATGCTCGAAACATTAATTTTTTCGAATTAAAAGACGAAAAATTCGACACGATCCTAATGTTAATGAATGGTAGTGGAATTATTGGAAAACTTAAAAACCTTGACAAATTTTTTAAAAAAGCTAAAGAACTTCTAAACCCCGGCGGAAAAATACTCCTGGATTCTTCCGATCTAAGCTATTTATTTGATCGCGATGAAGATGGCGGAATTTGGGTAGACTCTGAAGCCGCATATTACGGTGAACTGGAATTTAAAGTGAGTTATAAAGGAGAGAGTTCCGATTATTTTGACTGGCTTTATATAGATTTTCAAACCCTTAAATTTGCTGCTGAAACTAATAATTTCAGTTGTAAACGTATAAAAGAGGGAGAGCACTACGATTATTTAGCTGAACTACAAGCTTTAAAACAATAA
- a CDS encoding YkgJ family cysteine cluster protein: protein MEEILKNLPEKAKDKHKENKKFFAKLRKKPPKDLDRQMQEMHEEEFSRTNCLDCANCCKTTGPLFTNKDIERISKHLKLKPQQFIEQYLRIDEDKDYVLQQVPCTFLAADNYCLIYDVRPKACREFPHTDRKDFHKISNITIKNTAICPAAYNIVEEMKRRVKA from the coding sequence ATGGAAGAAATTCTGAAAAATCTCCCTGAAAAGGCCAAAGATAAGCATAAGGAAAATAAAAAGTTTTTTGCGAAGCTAAGAAAAAAGCCGCCTAAGGACCTGGATAGGCAAATGCAGGAAATGCACGAAGAAGAATTTTCCAGAACCAATTGCCTGGATTGTGCAAATTGCTGTAAAACTACCGGACCGCTTTTTACTAATAAAGATATAGAGCGCATTAGTAAACATTTAAAACTGAAGCCGCAACAGTTTATTGAGCAGTATTTGCGAATAGATGAGGATAAGGATTATGTGCTGCAACAAGTGCCCTGTACTTTTTTAGCTGCCGATAATTATTGCTTAATTTACGATGTGCGTCCAAAGGCCTGCCGTGAATTCCCTCATACCGATAGGAAGGATTTTCATAAGATCTCTAATATCACCATTAAAAATACAGCGATTTGCCCTGCTGCATATAATATCGTGGAGGAAATGAAAAGGCGTGTTAAGGCTTAG
- a CDS encoding exo-beta-N-acetylmuramidase NamZ family protein, producing the protein MLKRLFKSTFLFAFIGILSCGNQNKKAQSSEEIAVNNQEERQVEDIILAANRTEAYLPMLKGKKVGLVGNQTSIMKNEAGEFTHVVDSLLALNVNLVKGFAPEHGFRGTADAGEAVKDGKDAQTGLPVISLYGDNKKPKEAQLEDLDVLIFDLQDVGTRFYTYISSLHYVMEACAENNVKLIVFDRPNPNGHYIDGPILETEFKSFVGMHPIPTVHGLTMGEYAKMINGEKWLKDGIQCDLEVIEMENYDHSKTYDLPVKPSPNLPNAQAINLYPSLCFFEGTNVNAGRGTDKQFQVFGSPFLDKDYFDFTYTPQSKAGAKNPKHLGKECYGRDLSEIDRVGQINLEWLIEAYQNTDNEDEFFNAFFTKLAGTKKLQSQIEKGLSAKEIRDSWQQGLEGFERKRETYLIY; encoded by the coding sequence ATGCTTAAAAGGTTATTCAAAAGTACATTTTTATTCGCTTTTATAGGTATTCTTTCCTGCGGAAACCAAAATAAGAAAGCGCAATCTTCAGAAGAAATTGCAGTAAATAATCAGGAAGAAAGGCAAGTTGAAGACATTATTCTCGCCGCCAATCGCACTGAAGCTTACCTACCAATGCTTAAAGGTAAAAAAGTAGGCCTTGTAGGAAACCAGACTTCTATTATGAAGAATGAAGCTGGAGAATTTACCCACGTGGTAGATTCTTTGTTGGCATTAAATGTAAACCTGGTAAAAGGCTTTGCTCCCGAACACGGATTTCGTGGCACGGCTGATGCGGGAGAAGCAGTAAAAGATGGTAAAGATGCACAAACCGGATTACCGGTAATTTCACTTTACGGCGATAACAAAAAACCAAAAGAAGCTCAACTCGAAGATCTTGATGTATTGATTTTTGATCTACAAGACGTAGGAACAAGATTTTACACCTACATTTCTTCGCTACATTATGTAATGGAAGCCTGTGCTGAAAATAATGTAAAACTTATTGTTTTTGATCGGCCAAATCCAAACGGGCATTATATAGACGGCCCAATTTTGGAAACTGAATTTAAAAGTTTTGTTGGGATGCATCCAATTCCCACGGTGCATGGATTAACGATGGGGGAATACGCCAAAATGATCAATGGTGAAAAATGGTTAAAAGACGGCATTCAATGCGATTTGGAAGTAATTGAAATGGAAAATTACGATCACTCCAAAACTTATGATCTTCCGGTAAAACCTTCACCAAATTTACCTAATGCGCAGGCTATAAATTTATACCCAAGTTTATGTTTCTTTGAAGGAACCAATGTAAACGCAGGTAGAGGAACCGATAAACAATTCCAGGTTTTTGGCTCACCTTTTTTAGATAAAGATTATTTCGATTTTACTTATACTCCCCAATCCAAAGCTGGAGCAAAAAATCCGAAACATTTAGGTAAAGAATGTTATGGACGGGATCTTAGTGAAATAGATCGCGTAGGGCAAATAAATTTAGAGTGGCTCATTGAAGCCTACCAAAACACCGATAATGAAGATGAATTTTTTAATGCCTTTTTCACAAAACTTGCCGGCACCAAAAAATTACAATCCCAAATAGAAAAAGGTTTATCTGCTAAAGAAATAAGGGATAGTTGGCAGCAAGGTTTGGAAGGTTTTGAGAGGAAGAGGGAGACTTACTTGATTTATTAG